In a genomic window of Hyphomonas sp.:
- a CDS encoding DUF3604 domain-containing protein has protein sequence MFLALTACGGAEPGLQNPGGIEVQGASEPDAPSNPERNAYFGDLHVHTGLSFDAYLGNVRTLPEDAYRFARGETITHANGMSVRLAGPPLDFVAVTDHAEYLGAMREANDPARRLSKDPLAAGLFSQDPAEANAAFFRVLARYRAKDMPDGFMAPDVVDRAWTLVQEAAERYNQPGEFTTFVGYEFTSEPGGLNLHRNVLFRSAIVPEFPFAALDSEDPEDLWRKMEAWRDAGADALAIPHNSNGSDGIMFELKRRNDEPMTAEYAALRMRNEPLVEITQVKGTSDTHPILSPNDEWADFELMEKRVGSNGDVTNFHGSYVREALKDGLVLQETEGFNPFRFGFVGSSDTHNSAPGSVEEANYFSKAGVVDGTAELRSSVPPDHANTWPDGTPNSREAVKPYQSWSSAGLVGVWAESNTRDAIFRALRRKETFATTGPRIQVRFFAGYDLADETGAVPDRIDLLDARGVPMGGDLVHMPGKVPAFFVWSLRDPSSAFLQRAQIVKGWVEDGHSREQVFDVACSDGGMVDPETFRCPDNAATVDLATCQPTPFKGDVALRTLWQDPTFKPDQRAFYYVRILENPTCRWSTWDAIRNGTPPNPTLHRTIQERAWSSPIWYEPVRP, from the coding sequence ATGTTTCTCGCACTGACAGCATGCGGAGGCGCCGAACCTGGCCTGCAGAATCCGGGCGGGATTGAGGTTCAGGGTGCGAGCGAACCTGATGCCCCGTCTAATCCCGAACGAAATGCCTATTTCGGGGATCTCCATGTCCATACGGGCCTGTCCTTCGATGCCTATCTCGGCAATGTGCGGACCCTGCCGGAGGATGCCTACCGGTTCGCGCGCGGGGAGACGATCACCCATGCCAATGGCATGTCCGTGCGGCTTGCGGGTCCGCCGCTCGACTTTGTGGCCGTGACCGATCATGCCGAGTATCTCGGGGCCATGCGCGAGGCCAATGATCCGGCCCGTCGGCTTTCGAAGGATCCTCTGGCGGCTGGCCTCTTCAGTCAGGATCCGGCAGAAGCCAATGCGGCATTCTTTCGGGTTCTGGCCCGCTATCGCGCCAAGGACATGCCGGACGGGTTCATGGCCCCCGACGTGGTAGACCGGGCCTGGACACTCGTGCAGGAGGCGGCCGAGCGCTATAATCAGCCGGGAGAATTCACGACCTTTGTCGGCTATGAGTTCACGTCCGAGCCCGGCGGGCTGAACCTGCACAGGAACGTCCTGTTCCGGTCCGCCATCGTGCCGGAGTTTCCATTTGCAGCGCTCGATTCCGAAGACCCGGAAGACCTCTGGCGCAAGATGGAGGCTTGGCGAGATGCCGGTGCGGACGCGCTGGCCATTCCGCACAATTCGAATGGTTCGGACGGCATCATGTTCGAACTGAAACGGCGCAATGATGAGCCGATGACGGCCGAGTATGCCGCCCTGCGCATGCGCAATGAGCCCCTGGTCGAGATCACCCAGGTGAAGGGAACGTCCGACACCCACCCCATCCTGTCGCCGAATGATGAATGGGCCGATTTCGAACTGATGGAAAAGCGGGTGGGGTCGAACGGCGATGTCACGAATTTCCACGGCAGCTATGTGCGCGAGGCCCTGAAAGACGGGCTGGTCCTGCAGGAAACGGAGGGGTTCAATCCTTTCCGGTTCGGCTTTGTTGGCTCTTCGGACACGCACAACAGCGCGCCGGGTTCGGTGGAAGAAGCCAATTACTTCTCCAAGGCGGGTGTCGTCGACGGCACGGCGGAATTGCGCAGCTCGGTGCCGCCGGATCATGCGAACACCTGGCCGGACGGCACGCCGAATTCACGCGAAGCGGTCAAACCCTACCAATCCTGGAGTTCAGCCGGCCTTGTGGGTGTATGGGCGGAGTCCAACACGCGCGACGCGATCTTCCGTGCCCTGCGGCGCAAGGAAACTTTCGCGACGACGGGTCCCCGGATCCAGGTACGCTTTTTCGCCGGATATGACCTGGCAGACGAAACCGGCGCGGTGCCGGACAGGATTGACCTCCTGGATGCGCGCGGCGTTCCCATGGGCGGGGATCTGGTCCACATGCCGGGCAAGGTCCCCGCATTCTTCGTCTGGAGCCTGCGGGACCCGTCCTCGGCCTTCCTTCAGCGGGCTCAGATCGTCAAGGGATGGGTCGAGGACGGACACTCGCGCGAACAGGTCTTTGACGTCGCCTGCTCGGATGGAGGTATGGTCGATCCCGAGACCTTCCGCTGTCCCGACAATGCGGCAACTGTAGATTTGGCCACGTGTCAGCCCACGCCGTTCAAGGGGGATGTAGCGTTACGCACGCTCTGGCAAGATCCGACCTTCAAGCCGGATCAGCGCGCCTTCTATTATGTGCGTATATTGGAGAACCCTACCTGTCGCTGGTCGACTTGGGACGCGATCCGGAACGGCACGCCGCCCAATCCGACCTTGCATAGGACGATCCAGGAACGGGCCTGGAGTTCCCCAATCTGGTACGAACCCGTTCGCCCTTGA
- the msrA gene encoding peptide-methionine (S)-S-oxide reductase MsrA — MLFSKKPLALPDADSALPGRSASIPTAQTHYVFGRDLQGPVPQGFETAVFGLGCFWGAERIFWQQDGVWLTRVGYAGGITPNPTYEEVCSGGTGHTEIVEVVFDPAVISFADLVKLFLESHDPTQGMRQGNDIGTQYRSAIYTRSDAQAATAREMVAAYETALAQNGHASQITTEIAPLDTVYLAEDYHQQYLAKNPNGYCGIGGTGVSCPIGLGVTS; from the coding sequence ATGCTGTTCTCGAAGAAGCCACTCGCCCTGCCCGATGCCGACAGCGCCCTGCCCGGCCGGTCTGCCTCCATCCCGACCGCACAGACCCATTATGTGTTCGGACGTGACCTGCAAGGGCCCGTGCCGCAGGGATTCGAGACAGCCGTGTTCGGGCTCGGTTGCTTCTGGGGAGCCGAACGCATCTTCTGGCAGCAGGACGGTGTCTGGCTGACCCGTGTCGGCTATGCGGGCGGGATCACGCCGAACCCGACCTATGAGGAGGTGTGTTCCGGCGGGACCGGCCATACCGAGATCGTGGAAGTTGTTTTCGACCCGGCCGTGATCAGTTTTGCCGATCTCGTGAAACTGTTTCTGGAGAGCCATGATCCGACCCAGGGCATGCGGCAGGGAAATGACATCGGCACGCAATACCGCTCTGCCATCTATACCCGCTCAGATGCCCAGGCCGCCACGGCCCGTGAAATGGTTGCGGCCTATGAGACCGCGCTTGCGCAGAATGGACATGCGAGCCAGATCACGACAGAAATTGCACCATTGGATACGGTCTATCTGGCCGAGGACTATCACCAGCAATACCTGGCCAAGAATCCGAATGGCTATTGCGGCATTGGGGGGACGGGCGTGTCCTGCCCCATCGGACTGGGCGTGACATCCTGA
- the gluQRS gene encoding tRNA glutamyl-Q(34) synthetase GluQRS, which yields MGAGKFVTRFAPSPTGHLHLGHACSAFHVWDTARTHEGTVLLRIEDIDQKRCRPEYETSIVEDLAWLGLDWRPPLRRQSEHFAEYEAALDSLRARGLVYRCFKTRREIAAALPAGASPDTAGFTSRPLPPSREQELLDRGQAFAWRLSLAEARSQLGARYDRLGYAVFGRDGERFTLADPAPFGDVVLARKDTPTSYHLACCHDDALQGVTHVIRGEDIRDMTAIHVLLQALMDWPQPLYAFHPLVLGADGKKLSKRAGDRGLRVWREDGKTPEDIRAMTGFLP from the coding sequence ATGGGCGCCGGGAAGTTTGTCACACGGTTCGCGCCGTCACCGACGGGACACCTGCATCTGGGCCATGCCTGTTCCGCCTTTCACGTCTGGGACACGGCGCGCACGCATGAGGGTACGGTGCTGCTGCGCATCGAGGACATTGACCAGAAGCGGTGCCGCCCGGAATACGAGACTTCCATTGTGGAGGACCTTGCCTGGTTGGGTCTCGACTGGCGCCCCCCCCTTCGCCGGCAATCTGAGCATTTCGCGGAGTATGAGGCGGCACTCGACTCCCTGCGTGCGCGCGGACTGGTGTATCGCTGTTTCAAGACCCGGCGCGAGATCGCGGCCGCCCTGCCCGCAGGAGCCAGTCCGGATACGGCTGGCTTCACCAGCCGCCCCCTGCCCCCCTCCCGTGAACAGGAATTGCTGGACCGGGGGCAGGCCTTTGCCTGGCGCTTGTCGCTTGCCGAGGCCCGGTCGCAACTTGGCGCACGCTATGACCGGCTCGGCTATGCTGTGTTCGGTCGGGATGGCGAACGCTTCACCCTGGCTGACCCTGCGCCGTTCGGAGATGTGGTGCTGGCCCGCAAGGACACGCCGACCAGCTATCATCTGGCCTGCTGCCATGATGACGCGTTGCAGGGCGTGACGCATGTCATTCGCGGCGAAGACATCAGGGACATGACGGCCATCCATGTTCTGCTGCAGGCATTGATGGATTGGCCTCAGCCCCTTTATGCCTTTCATCCGCTCGTTTTGGGGGCAGATGGCAAGAAATTGTCCAAACGGGCCGGGGATCGGGGATTGCGCGTCTGGCGCGAAGACGGCAAGACGCCGGAAGACATTCGCGCCATGACAGGCTTTCTTCCATGA
- a CDS encoding DMT family transporter codes for MTSSDISLPARREWLGVLMLAGGAVAIGFAPIGLRLGLDDLGPQAIAFWRYTFALPVLTALVLLVERRAPRKPNIYVILAGICFAVDIGFWHWALTLTSVSNATFIVNLGNVCVGFLAWLFLKERPAPIWFFAVLLAIGGASALSLGGTAEGGASFAGDQIAIVAAISVSGYFLCSKLARRTLNGLETLFWLTLVEVIVGAGMVMAFGESFLPEDLSGFAVPLFLGIVIHVVGQGLIITGLGSTPTSIAGVIILIQPVMAAAISWQLFNEPLTTLQAAGGMLILVAVWLAQRGHKVEPID; via the coding sequence ATGACATCATCCGATATTTCACTGCCGGCCCGCCGGGAATGGCTCGGCGTGCTGATGCTGGCCGGCGGCGCGGTCGCCATCGGTTTTGCTCCGATCGGCCTGCGTCTCGGCCTCGACGATCTGGGTCCGCAGGCGATCGCCTTCTGGCGCTACACATTTGCATTGCCGGTACTGACCGCGCTGGTCCTGCTGGTCGAGCGCCGGGCACCCCGCAAGCCCAACATCTATGTCATTCTGGCAGGCATCTGCTTTGCCGTGGACATCGGCTTCTGGCACTGGGCTCTGACCCTGACCAGCGTATCGAATGCCACGTTTATCGTGAATCTCGGCAATGTCTGTGTCGGATTCCTGGCTTGGCTGTTCCTGAAGGAACGCCCTGCGCCCATCTGGTTCTTTGCCGTTCTTCTCGCCATCGGCGGCGCCTCTGCCCTGTCACTGGGTGGCACCGCGGAGGGTGGCGCCAGCTTCGCCGGAGACCAGATCGCCATCGTGGCCGCCATCAGCGTGTCAGGCTATTTCCTCTGTTCGAAACTGGCGCGGCGCACGCTGAACGGTCTTGAGACCCTGTTCTGGCTGACGCTTGTGGAAGTCATTGTCGGCGCGGGCATGGTTATGGCCTTCGGGGAATCCTTCCTGCCGGAGGATCTGTCCGGATTTGCCGTGCCGCTCTTCCTTGGCATCGTGATCCATGTTGTCGGCCAGGGCCTGATCATTACCGGCCTTGGCAGCACGCCCACTTCGATTGCGGGCGTGATCATCCTGATCCAGCCGGTCATGGCCGCTGCGATTTCGTGGCAATTGTTCAATGAACCGCTGACCACCCTGCAGGCTGCGGGCGGCATGCTGATCCTTGTGGCGGTCTGGCTGGCCCAGCGGGGCCACAAGGTGGAGCCGATCGACTGA
- a CDS encoding alkaline phosphatase yields the protein MRVPAISFVSLVMLAATACSAPSDMADAQDDAPARTAVTPIQSEDTYYRSAASAVDTRVRQRGVTPAKNVILFVGDGMSIPTITAARIYAGQKRGLDGESYRLTMETLPSMALSKTYSHDFQVADSASTATAMVTGSKTNSRMLGVLQGARFNNCASIDGNTADTLFELAERAGLATGIVSTARLTHATPASTFAKSPSRDWEDDANLKDGDAGACKDIARQFIEWPEGDGFEIAMGGGRASFTPTSQTDVEDGNRTGNREDGRDLTAEWSDMSDQHVYLSDKAGFDAVDFNTDIRVLGLFEPSHMKFAIDRAEDAAGEPSLIDLTRAAITRLSRNEDGFVLMVEGGRIDHGHHGVSAIRALDETDEFDQAVAAALEMTNADETLIIVTADHSHTMTISGYPKRGNPILGKVVSGLENAPMNAQDGKPYTTLSYASGMTACRLADGQQDCVREDLSEVDTTDKDFQQPSLVFMWSETHGGDDVAIFATGPGSELVSGVMEQNEIFHVMGRASGLVAAPAE from the coding sequence ATGCGTGTTCCTGCCATATCGTTCGTTTCGCTGGTGATGCTTGCTGCCACAGCTTGTTCTGCGCCATCCGACATGGCGGATGCGCAGGACGATGCTCCGGCCCGCACGGCCGTGACGCCGATCCAGTCCGAGGATACCTATTACAGATCGGCCGCAAGTGCGGTGGACACCCGGGTCCGCCAGCGCGGCGTGACCCCCGCAAAAAATGTCATCCTGTTCGTGGGTGACGGCATGAGCATTCCAACCATCACGGCCGCCCGCATCTATGCCGGCCAGAAGCGCGGCCTTGATGGCGAATCCTATCGGCTTACGATGGAAACCCTGCCGTCCATGGCCCTGTCCAAGACCTACAGCCATGATTTTCAGGTGGCCGATTCCGCCTCCACCGCCACGGCCATGGTGACCGGATCGAAAACCAATTCCCGCATGCTGGGTGTGTTGCAGGGCGCCCGCTTCAACAATTGCGCCAGCATTGACGGCAACACGGCCGACACGCTGTTCGAACTGGCTGAACGGGCCGGTCTCGCCACCGGTATCGTCTCGACCGCGCGTCTTACCCATGCCACGCCCGCATCCACTTTCGCAAAGTCCCCAAGCCGCGACTGGGAAGACGATGCCAATCTCAAGGATGGCGACGCCGGGGCCTGCAAGGATATTGCCCGCCAGTTCATCGAATGGCCTGAAGGTGACGGCTTCGAAATCGCCATGGGCGGTGGTCGTGCAAGCTTTACTCCCACGAGCCAGACCGATGTCGAAGACGGGAACCGCACCGGCAACCGCGAAGACGGCCGCGACCTGACCGCGGAATGGTCGGACATGTCCGATCAGCATGTCTATCTCTCCGACAAGGCCGGCTTCGACGCCGTGGACTTCAACACCGACATTCGGGTGCTTGGCCTGTTTGAACCGTCCCACATGAAATTTGCCATCGACCGCGCCGAAGACGCCGCAGGCGAACCCTCGCTGATCGATCTGACCCGGGCGGCCATCACACGCCTGTCGCGCAATGAAGACGGCTTTGTGCTGATGGTTGAAGGTGGCCGCATCGATCATGGCCATCATGGCGTCAGCGCCATCCGGGCCCTGGATGAGACCGACGAGTTCGACCAGGCTGTCGCCGCCGCGCTGGAAATGACGAATGCCGATGAAACCCTGATCATCGTCACTGCCGACCATTCCCATACGATGACGATTTCCGGCTATCCGAAACGCGGCAATCCGATCCTCGGCAAGGTCGTCAGCGGGCTGGAGAACGCGCCAATGAACGCGCAGGATGGAAAACCCTATACCACGCTGTCCTATGCCAGCGGCATGACCGCCTGCCGCCTTGCAGACGGCCAGCAGGATTGTGTGCGTGAAGACCTGTCCGAGGTCGACACGACCGACAAGGATTTCCAGCAACCCTCACTCGTCTTCATGTGGTCGGAGACGCATGGTGGAGACGATGTGGCCATCTTCGCCACAGGCCCCGGTTCGGAACTGGTGTCCGGCGTGATGGAGCAGAACGAGATCTTCCACGTCATGGGCCGGGCGTCCGGCCTCGTCGCGGCCCCGGCCGAGTAG
- a CDS encoding Zn-dependent alcohol dehydrogenase codes for MKAAVMRAPNAPLSIEDVTISKPGPREVLVRLKAVGVCHSDVHFWDGNFPAELPVILGHESAGVVEEVGSMVSAVKPGDHVISILSPFCGTCEYCLTGHMSVCHTVNRDQFQRQPTEAPRLSIKGEKVGQFLNLSSFAEQILVHENALCAVDKDMPMDKACLIGCGVITGVGSVFHSAKVEPGSTVAVLGCGGVGLAAINGAAIAGASRIIAVDLSDEKLQMAVRFGATDTVNPGKVDAIEAVKELTHGGVHYSFECVGLKQTAEQAYHMLRPRGVATVIGMITPGVNIEVPGIELLVTEKRLQGAVMGSNRFRVDFPRLIDLYKQGKLHLDDLVSDRIGLDGITGALQNLKDNKGSVARQVVVFD; via the coding sequence ATGAAGGCTGCTGTCATGCGCGCACCAAATGCGCCGCTATCCATCGAGGACGTCACCATTTCCAAACCCGGCCCGCGCGAAGTGCTGGTCAGGTTGAAAGCCGTTGGCGTCTGTCATTCGGACGTGCATTTCTGGGACGGGAATTTCCCGGCCGAACTGCCGGTCATACTCGGCCATGAGAGCGCAGGCGTGGTCGAGGAAGTCGGTTCCATGGTCTCTGCGGTGAAGCCGGGCGATCACGTCATCTCCATCCTGTCGCCCTTTTGCGGTACGTGCGAGTATTGCCTGACGGGCCACATGTCTGTTTGCCATACGGTGAACCGGGACCAGTTCCAGCGCCAGCCGACCGAGGCCCCTCGCCTTTCAATCAAGGGCGAGAAGGTTGGCCAATTCCTGAACCTGTCCTCTTTCGCCGAACAGATTCTGGTGCACGAGAATGCGCTCTGCGCGGTCGACAAGGACATGCCAATGGACAAGGCCTGCCTGATCGGCTGCGGCGTGATCACCGGCGTCGGTTCGGTTTTCCATTCGGCCAAGGTGGAGCCCGGATCGACCGTAGCGGTGCTAGGCTGCGGAGGCGTGGGCCTTGCTGCGATCAATGGCGCAGCAATCGCCGGAGCCAGCCGCATCATCGCGGTGGACCTGTCTGACGAGAAACTCCAGATGGCGGTCCGTTTCGGAGCAACAGATACGGTCAATCCCGGCAAGGTGGACGCCATTGAAGCCGTCAAGGAGCTGACACATGGCGGCGTCCATTATTCGTTTGAATGCGTCGGTCTGAAACAGACAGCGGAACAGGCCTATCACATGTTGCGCCCGCGCGGCGTCGCCACGGTGATCGGCATGATCACGCCGGGAGTGAACATCGAAGTGCCCGGTATCGAATTGCTGGTCACGGAGAAACGCCTGCAAGGTGCGGTCATGGGCTCCAACCGGTTCCGGGTGGACTTCCCGCGCCTGATCGACCTCTACAAGCAGGGCAAGCTGCACCTTGACGATCTTGTCTCTGACCGGATCGGTTTGGATGGCATTACGGGCGCCCTGCAAAACCTGAAGGACAACAAGGGGTCGGTCGCCCGACAGGTCGTCGTGTTCGACTAG
- a CDS encoding SRPBCC family protein, with translation MAKAVKQHKAVGEDYLSTVKPKLRASHAFPFPASAVWAALLDADAWTEWLPITKVIWTSPEPFGVGTTRTVEIGDQRVEEVFFAWEDGKRMAFYFDKSTLPVSAAIEDYRVIETDGGCELHWAGKASAPLVLGGIVSNQLAKGIREGMPKLEALIRDNPARFGV, from the coding sequence ATGGCCAAGGCAGTCAAGCAACACAAGGCGGTGGGAGAGGACTATCTCTCGACCGTCAAGCCGAAGCTCCGCGCATCGCATGCGTTTCCGTTTCCGGCCAGTGCCGTCTGGGCGGCGCTGCTGGACGCCGATGCGTGGACGGAGTGGCTGCCCATCACGAAGGTAATCTGGACCAGCCCGGAGCCGTTCGGCGTCGGCACGACGCGCACTGTCGAGATCGGAGACCAGCGCGTGGAGGAAGTTTTCTTCGCATGGGAAGACGGCAAGCGGATGGCCTTCTATTTCGACAAGTCCACACTGCCGGTTTCAGCGGCGATCGAGGACTATCGCGTCATCGAGACGGATGGCGGCTGTGAACTCCACTGGGCCGGCAAGGCCAGCGCGCCGCTGGTCCTCGGCGGGATTGTGTCGAACCAGTTGGCGAAGGGAATCCGGGAGGGCATGCCGAAACTCGAAGCCCTGATCCGGGACAATCCGGCCCGATTTGGGGTCTAG
- the dapD gene encoding 2,3,4,5-tetrahydropyridine-2,6-dicarboxylate N-succinyltransferase, with the protein MTEALANAIEQAWETRDTLTTETRGEVREAVEAAIDLLDSGEARVASPNGDGTWEVHQWLKKAVLLSFRLNANGMISGVPGGGNWWDKVPSKFQGWGSSDFEAAGFRAVPPAAVRRGAYIARNAVLMPSYVNIGAYVGEGTMIDTWASVGSCAQVGANCHISAGTGIGGVLEPLQANPTIIEDNCFIGARSEVVEGVVVGEGSVIAMGVFITQSTKIVNRQTGEVTYGKVPPYSVVVPGTLPDKNGGPSLACAVIVKTVDAQTRSKTGVNELLRD; encoded by the coding sequence ATGACTGAAGCCCTTGCCAATGCGATTGAACAGGCGTGGGAGACGCGCGATACGCTGACCACCGAAACGCGGGGCGAAGTGCGCGAAGCGGTCGAGGCCGCCATTGACCTGCTCGATTCCGGGGAAGCGCGCGTGGCCAGCCCGAATGGCGACGGGACCTGGGAAGTGCACCAATGGTTGAAGAAAGCCGTGCTGCTCTCTTTCCGCCTGAACGCCAACGGCATGATTTCCGGCGTGCCGGGCGGCGGGAACTGGTGGGACAAGGTGCCTTCCAAGTTTCAAGGGTGGGGCAGTTCGGATTTTGAAGCAGCCGGGTTCCGGGCCGTGCCGCCTGCCGCTGTCCGTCGGGGCGCATACATTGCCAGAAACGCTGTCCTGATGCCGTCCTATGTCAATATCGGTGCCTATGTCGGTGAAGGCACGATGATCGACACCTGGGCTTCGGTCGGCTCCTGCGCCCAAGTTGGCGCGAACTGTCACATCTCGGCCGGCACGGGCATTGGCGGTGTGCTCGAACCCTTGCAGGCCAATCCGACGATCATTGAGGACAATTGCTTCATCGGCGCCCGTTCCGAAGTGGTCGAGGGCGTTGTGGTCGGCGAAGGCTCGGTGATTGCGATGGGTGTTTTCATTACCCAGTCGACCAAGATCGTGAACCGCCAGACCGGCGAGGTCACCTATGGCAAGGTGCCGCCTTACTCTGTGGTCGTACCGGGCACACTGCCCGACAAGAATGGGGGCCCAAGCCTCGCCTGCGCTGTGATCGTCAAGACGGTCGACGCCCAGACCCGGTCCAAGACCGGTGTCAATGAATTGCTGCGCGACTAG
- a CDS encoding pyrimidine 5'-nucleotidase yields MTDNRAGIHLAPFGKFGHLTDWVFDLDNTLYPAECDLFAQIDVRMTEFVSRVLDLHPVEARKVQKDYYATYGTTLSGLMQVHQIDPADFLHHVHDIDLSPLPDLPVLREAIRALPGRKFVYTNGSRRHAERVVEKMQLEDLFHGSFGIEDADYTPKPHKVSYDRFCDLHAVRPGQAIFFEDLARNLLPAKEMGFTTVLVHSEKDWSHEPVEARPANLQDLLGDDGPDHIDYVTGDLAAFLEAALETLPKPAPGDTDD; encoded by the coding sequence ATGACCGACAACAGGGCGGGAATCCATCTCGCGCCATTCGGAAAGTTCGGTCATCTGACCGATTGGGTGTTCGATCTCGACAACACGCTTTACCCGGCCGAATGCGACCTGTTTGCCCAGATCGATGTGCGGATGACCGAGTTCGTGTCCCGCGTTCTGGACCTGCATCCTGTCGAAGCACGCAAGGTTCAGAAGGATTATTATGCCACCTATGGAACGACACTGTCCGGCCTGATGCAGGTTCATCAGATCGATCCGGCAGACTTCCTGCATCATGTACACGACATCGACCTGTCCCCGCTGCCAGACCTGCCTGTCCTGCGCGAGGCGATCCGTGCCCTGCCGGGCCGGAAATTCGTCTACACGAACGGGTCGCGCCGCCACGCGGAACGAGTGGTCGAGAAAATGCAGCTGGAAGACCTGTTCCATGGCAGTTTCGGCATCGAGGATGCCGACTACACGCCAAAGCCGCACAAGGTCTCCTATGACCGCTTCTGCGACCTGCATGCGGTCCGTCCTGGCCAGGCCATTTTCTTCGAAGATCTTGCGCGCAACCTTCTGCCGGCCAAGGAGATGGGGTTCACCACGGTGCTGGTCCATTCCGAGAAGGATTGGAGCCATGAACCGGTCGAGGCCCGCCCCGCAAACCTGCAGGACCTGTTGGGGGATGACGGGCCGGACCACATCGACTATGTGACGGGCGACCTTGCGGCCTTTCTGGAGGCCGCGCTTGAAACCCTGCCGAAACCTGCCCCCGGAGACACCGATGACTGA
- a CDS encoding DUF1036 domain-containing protein translates to MAQVRLFLKGLLTLAAMAAIPSLAQAQGASGDGWKLCNETSYIIESAIGRPVGGSVTVDGWIKLQPGACQVAVRAPLDPKYHYIYGRTSTAHRGGLREWGGARELCVDPTGGFSLESPPNCTAMGLEARGFRPVEIKSRSRWTTTFTEIENYDRATAQAAGIQRLLEEAGVVSGAIDGRIGYKTRAAIGKFLEDNNLPDSTSDADLIDFLEQVAKETGRTVGFTLCNRTDKRIWSAIGRRGTEGWESRGWWMLEAGGCARVIDKALRGTEHYVYGEMEDGTRIRTLSKASDPFCVGRAKFAIVGRDDCEASAYRTALFAAAPEPVDQRLVFEFFERDFAKAGGQ, encoded by the coding sequence ATGGCGCAGGTACGCTTATTTCTTAAAGGCCTTCTGACCCTCGCAGCGATGGCCGCAATTCCGTCTCTTGCGCAGGCTCAGGGCGCATCCGGCGATGGCTGGAAACTGTGCAACGAGACCAGCTACATAATCGAGTCCGCCATCGGACGCCCGGTCGGCGGTTCGGTCACTGTGGATGGCTGGATCAAGCTGCAGCCCGGCGCCTGTCAGGTCGCCGTGCGTGCGCCGCTCGACCCCAAATACCACTACATCTATGGCCGTACATCCACGGCGCATCGTGGCGGGTTGCGCGAATGGGGCGGGGCCCGTGAATTGTGTGTGGACCCGACGGGCGGATTCTCGCTCGAAAGCCCTCCGAACTGCACGGCCATGGGTTTGGAGGCGCGCGGCTTCCGTCCCGTCGAGATCAAGAGCCGCTCGCGCTGGACGACGACCTTTACCGAGATCGAGAATTATGACCGCGCCACGGCGCAGGCTGCCGGCATCCAGCGCCTGCTGGAGGAAGCGGGTGTTGTGTCCGGCGCGATTGACGGCCGGATCGGCTACAAGACCCGGGCCGCCATCGGCAAGTTTCTGGAAGACAACAATCTTCCGGATTCCACGTCTGACGCCGATCTGATCGACTTTCTGGAACAAGTGGCCAAGGAGACGGGCCGGACTGTCGGGTTCACCCTGTGCAACCGCACCGACAAGCGGATCTGGAGCGCGATCGGCCGGCGGGGGACGGAAGGCTGGGAGAGCCGGGGCTGGTGGATGCTGGAAGCCGGTGGCTGCGCGCGCGTGATCGACAAGGCGCTGCGCGGCACCGAGCACTATGTCTATGGCGAAATGGAGGACGGCACGCGGATCCGTACCCTGTCCAAGGCGTCCGACCCGTTCTGCGTTGGCCGCGCCAAATTCGCCATTGTGGGCCGGGACGATTGCGAGGCCTCTGCCTATCGCACAGCGCTGTTCGCGGCCGCACCGGAACCGGTGGACCAGCGGCTCGTGTTTGAGTTCTTTGAGCGGGATTTCGCCAAGGCGGGCGGCCAATGA